A single window of Rubripirellula lacrimiformis DNA harbors:
- a CDS encoding glycoside hydrolase family 32 protein, producing MNQFLCVLFYGGMSILVQHALITPPMADDLLFPNSDFEQGTLDGWTAEGKAFAIQPTHGDNSKIRNRETSNLQGEWWIGGYERNDGKTGHPGAIAGDQLTGTLTSQSFTIQQPFLAFRIGGGSLPGQTGVRLLCDDRQIEMTSGVDSETMSNFSYDVTSLVGKSARLQIFDTATGGWGHINVDDFRGRDTPVPEMSNEFSLAGDLSASGYPDVAYDQPLRPQFHFLSRKNWLNDPNGMVFDGQKYHLFFQHNPDSPKWGNMTWGHATSSDMVHWNQHDHALLPYRVDRQMGTIFSGTAVVDHNNSLGKQVGDTKTMVAFYTFATQPLFYQAMAYSTDLGVTWTYWNEGRAVVPNQGFDKGERDPKVFWHEPSQRWVMALWVQQNPGRVRWFTSQNLVDWEFASDLMRDWAFECMDVVFLPVDGDAKNVKCVIYDASFDYEIGQFDGKEFHSETDALKTSQGNFYAAQSFNQAPNGRVVQMGWMRGGPNSADVYGLPHNQQMAFPCDLTLRTTDSGIRLFVWPIPEISSLVRKKHTYSNISLPPGTNAIADLSDLDLIDLEVTFTPGSAKQVVFDLPRVSVRYDVQKQTLNHDGVDDQGNPIPKTTIDKVALRDGKVSLRLLVDRLTLEAFSSDGESFAAHYIDPKNEAPIVSIHAIGGQATIESLEVRELESAWHDK from the coding sequence ATGAATCAATTTCTTTGCGTCCTGTTCTATGGCGGGATGTCGATCCTGGTCCAACATGCCCTGATCACGCCCCCCATGGCGGACGATCTGTTGTTCCCCAATTCGGACTTTGAACAGGGAACTCTGGATGGCTGGACCGCCGAAGGAAAAGCCTTCGCAATCCAGCCCACCCATGGTGATAATTCCAAAATCAGGAATCGAGAAACCAGCAACCTGCAGGGCGAATGGTGGATCGGCGGCTACGAGCGCAACGATGGAAAGACGGGGCATCCGGGGGCCATTGCGGGCGACCAATTGACGGGCACGCTTACCTCCCAATCCTTCACCATCCAACAGCCATTTCTGGCTTTCCGAATCGGTGGCGGTAGCCTTCCCGGCCAGACGGGCGTTCGCTTGCTTTGCGACGACCGCCAGATCGAAATGACAAGCGGCGTCGACAGCGAGACGATGTCGAACTTCAGTTACGACGTCACATCCTTGGTGGGGAAATCGGCAAGACTTCAAATCTTTGACACCGCGACCGGCGGTTGGGGCCACATCAACGTTGATGACTTTCGCGGTCGGGACACGCCCGTCCCGGAAATGAGCAACGAGTTTTCGCTGGCCGGCGATCTCTCTGCGTCTGGATACCCCGATGTAGCCTACGACCAACCATTGCGACCTCAGTTTCACTTTCTGTCTCGCAAAAACTGGCTGAACGATCCCAATGGAATGGTCTTCGACGGTCAAAAGTATCATCTGTTCTTTCAACACAACCCCGACAGCCCCAAGTGGGGCAACATGACGTGGGGCCATGCGACCAGTTCAGACATGGTGCATTGGAATCAACATGACCATGCTTTGCTGCCTTACCGAGTCGACCGTCAGATGGGCACCATCTTTTCGGGCACTGCCGTTGTGGACCACAACAACAGTCTCGGCAAGCAGGTCGGCGATACCAAAACCATGGTCGCGTTCTATACCTTCGCCACCCAACCGCTGTTCTATCAAGCGATGGCCTACAGCACGGACCTGGGCGTTACCTGGACCTACTGGAACGAGGGCCGCGCAGTCGTCCCCAACCAAGGTTTTGACAAGGGTGAACGCGACCCTAAAGTGTTCTGGCACGAACCATCCCAGCGATGGGTGATGGCCCTTTGGGTCCAGCAAAATCCTGGCCGAGTGCGTTGGTTCACATCCCAAAACTTGGTCGACTGGGAATTTGCATCCGACCTGATGCGTGACTGGGCATTCGAATGCATGGACGTCGTCTTTCTGCCCGTCGACGGAGACGCCAAGAACGTCAAGTGTGTCATCTATGACGCAAGTTTCGACTACGAGATTGGGCAATTTGACGGGAAAGAGTTCCATTCGGAAACCGATGCCCTGAAGACATCGCAAGGAAACTTCTATGCAGCCCAATCATTCAATCAGGCCCCCAATGGTCGGGTGGTCCAAATGGGTTGGATGCGTGGCGGTCCCAACTCTGCCGATGTCTACGGGTTGCCCCACAATCAACAGATGGCGTTTCCTTGCGATCTGACGCTGCGTACAACCGATTCAGGGATACGACTGTTTGTTTGGCCGATCCCCGAAATCAGTTCCTTGGTCCGAAAGAAACACACGTATTCGAACATCTCGCTGCCACCCGGGACCAACGCAATCGCGGACCTCTCCGACTTGGATTTGATCGACCTTGAAGTCACCTTCACACCAGGTTCAGCAAAGCAAGTCGTGTTTGATCTGCCGCGTGTTTCGGTTCGCTATGACGTCCAGAAACAGACGCTGAATCATGACGGCGTCGATGACCAAGGAAATCCGATCCCGAAAACGACCATCGACAAAGTCGCCCTGCGTGATGGAAAAGTATCGCTGCGTCTGTTGGTTGATCGCCTGACCCTGGAAGCGTTTTCGAGCGATGGCGAAAGCTTTGCGGCTCACTACATCGACCCTAAAAACGAGGCTCCGATCGTTTCGATCCACGCGATCGGGGGCCAGGCAACGATCGAGTCGCTGGAGGTTCGCGAACTGGAATCCGCTTGGCACGACAAGTAA